In a single window of the Verrucomicrobiota bacterium genome:
- a CDS encoding cellulase family glycosylhydrolase yields the protein MIRRLFCIAIVGWLFNLAHGAPLPREVVCTNAVLRWADTGEEVALFGVNYYPPHYTNFRDLGLLGVDREQTIRDDLVHFKRLRLDLLRLHVFERELSDAEGNLVENEHLRLLDYLISQCRSNGLYLVLTPIAWWPTPNPGNGFANRFTMNQMITDPVALPAQQRYLRQFMEHRNRYTGLTYAADHAVVAIELINEPLYPDATTDAQITTYINNLAAAVRESGSRKPIFYNGWQRRLKAVADAKIEGCTFGWYPSGLVAGHCLSRNFLPNVQDYAEMRSPVLTNRAKGVYEFDAADVPGGYLYPAMARSFRAGGAQFAAQFQYDPMPLAPFNAGWQTHYLNLIYAPQRALGFMIAADAFHTLARLEQSGLYPTNNVFGPRNQLGLPEFRVSFEENLSERVGDRVYLHSSHTRTRPPAPELLERVAGCGASPLVAYEGTGAYFLDRLAPGQWRLEVYPDAVWVNDPFGKDSLEREVSRILWRAWPMRLQLPDLGGDFSVKAVPSNASTAAVRGEITVTPGVYLLQRQGINAPPPAGFDPTFVAPKERKDVPPAIWHDVARHWVSGREYPVSAVIAVAGDPQVNLLYRPAATAAWQSLPMTRQSVYHYAAAIPAKTMQPGECNYRIEVNSKETAYSYPGVVLVARLKSLPASRPTVLFAASGLKTAPGLSLRNSPGKSSHSELVATADGGRALSLSVTGFGADAAASLRLAATVPPADASGDTVVVRARAIEEATTAFELGLVQADGNAFGFDVPLSREWQDIRIFVKQLHPLWGTQAKRPDFSRLKELSVIFGSWLYGERHAQPHGFELAGVRLEQSGESFQLPVLDARAAVPLFYRDEFPRVYGDAGRQSKTVRGSTGLAMRVSVPKFGPPPSSVSFKLEVGERLEAWRGQLGARQSATLHARAGEPDTTKLEILFIEDDGAAWGCNVPLTTQWRDIRISWDMLTYYRNFKGPAQRGQPGDHFNPEKLQAVNCCFGAWLFPQTYAQQHAVEIESLHLDAAVP from the coding sequence ATGATTCGCCGTCTTTTCTGCATCGCTATCGTTGGTTGGTTGTTCAACCTGGCGCATGGCGCGCCGCTGCCCCGCGAGGTGGTTTGCACCAATGCCGTGTTGCGCTGGGCGGATACCGGCGAGGAAGTCGCGCTGTTCGGCGTCAATTATTATCCGCCGCACTACACCAACTTCCGCGATCTCGGCCTGCTGGGAGTGGATCGCGAGCAGACCATTCGTGACGACCTCGTGCATTTCAAACGGCTCCGGCTTGATCTCCTGCGCCTGCATGTATTTGAGCGTGAACTCAGCGATGCTGAGGGAAACCTGGTGGAGAATGAACACCTGCGCCTGCTGGATTACCTGATCAGCCAATGCCGCAGCAACGGCCTCTACCTGGTGCTCACGCCCATCGCCTGGTGGCCCACGCCCAATCCGGGCAACGGTTTTGCCAACCGCTTCACCATGAATCAAATGATCACCGATCCGGTGGCGCTACCCGCCCAGCAGCGGTATCTCCGCCAATTCATGGAACACCGCAACCGCTACACCGGGCTGACCTATGCCGCGGATCACGCGGTGGTGGCCATTGAACTCATCAATGAACCGTTGTATCCCGATGCCACGACCGACGCCCAAATCACCACGTACATCAATAACCTGGCTGCCGCCGTTCGGGAGTCGGGCAGTCGCAAGCCGATCTTTTACAACGGCTGGCAGCGCCGGCTCAAAGCTGTGGCTGACGCCAAGATCGAAGGCTGCACCTTTGGCTGGTATCCTTCCGGGTTGGTGGCGGGACATTGCCTGTCCCGGAATTTTTTGCCCAACGTTCAGGATTATGCCGAGATGCGCTCGCCGGTGCTGACGAATCGCGCCAAGGGCGTGTATGAATTTGATGCCGCCGATGTTCCCGGGGGCTACCTGTATCCGGCAATGGCGCGTAGTTTCCGCGCGGGTGGCGCGCAGTTTGCCGCCCAGTTTCAATACGATCCGATGCCGCTGGCACCGTTCAATGCCGGTTGGCAGACCCATTATCTCAATCTCATTTACGCGCCGCAAAGAGCCCTTGGCTTCATGATTGCTGCCGACGCCTTTCACACGCTGGCGCGCCTGGAGCAATCCGGGCTTTATCCCACCAATAATGTCTTCGGCCCGCGCAACCAACTGGGGCTTCCTGAGTTTCGTGTCAGCTTTGAGGAAAACCTGAGCGAGCGCGTGGGCGACCGCGTGTATTTGCATTCCAGCCACACCCGCACGCGCCCGCCTGCGCCGGAGTTGCTGGAGCGCGTGGCTGGCTGTGGTGCCTCGCCCCTGGTGGCGTACGAAGGCACGGGCGCGTATTTTCTGGATCGCCTGGCACCGGGGCAATGGCGTCTGGAAGTTTACCCTGATGCCGTCTGGGTGAATGATCCCTTTGGCAAGGATAGCCTGGAACGGGAAGTTTCGCGCATCTTATGGCGGGCCTGGCCAATGCGACTGCAACTGCCGGATTTGGGCGGAGATTTTTCCGTGAAAGCCGTGCCGTCCAACGCCAGCACCGCAGCCGTTCGTGGCGAGATAACGGTGACGCCCGGCGTCTACTTATTGCAACGCCAGGGCATCAATGCCCCACCCCCGGCTGGCTTCGATCCCACCTTTGTGGCCCCCAAGGAACGGAAAGACGTGCCGCCGGCCATCTGGCACGATGTGGCGCGGCATTGGGTTTCCGGCCGGGAATATCCGGTCTCCGCCGTGATTGCAGTGGCGGGTGACCCGCAGGTGAATCTGCTTTATCGTCCCGCCGCCACGGCGGCCTGGCAATCATTGCCCATGACCCGGCAGTCCGTTTATCATTATGCGGCCGCCATTCCGGCGAAGACCATGCAACCGGGAGAATGCAATTATCGCATTGAAGTGAACTCCAAGGAGACGGCGTATTCTTATCCCGGAGTTGTGCTGGTGGCTCGCTTGAAGTCGTTGCCCGCTTCCCGCCCCACCGTACTCTTTGCCGCCAGCGGCCTGAAAACCGCACCGGGCCTTTCATTGCGCAATTCGCCGGGGAAATCATCGCATTCGGAGTTGGTCGCCACGGCGGATGGTGGCCGGGCCTTATCTCTCTCAGTGACCGGCTTCGGCGCGGATGCCGCCGCCAGCCTCCGCTTGGCAGCCACGGTTCCCCCGGCGGATGCATCCGGCGACACGGTCGTCGTGCGGGCTAGGGCCATTGAGGAGGCTACCACGGCCTTCGAGCTGGGTTTGGTGCAGGCGGATGGCAACGCGTTTGGCTTTGATGTTCCGCTGTCCAGGGAATGGCAGGACATCCGGATCTTCGTCAAACAACTGCATCCCTTGTGGGGCACCCAGGCCAAGCGCCCGGATTTCTCCCGGCTCAAGGAACTCAGCGTGATCTTTGGCTCGTGGCTGTACGGGGAGCGGCATGCGCAGCCGCACGGCTTCGAGTTGGCGGGCGTTCGCCTGGAACAATCCGGGGAAAGTTTCCAGTTGCCGGTGTTGGATGCGCGCGCGGCGGTGCCGCTGTTTTACCGCGATGAATTTCCTCGGGTATATGGTGACGCAGGACGCCAATCCAAAACCGTGCGCGGCTCCACCGGCCTGGCGATGCGCGTCTCGGTGCCCAAGTTCGGCCCGCCACCCAGCTCGGTCAGCTTTAAATTGGAGGTCGGGGAACGCCTGGAAGCCTGGCGCGGCCAACTCGGAGCGCGCCAATCCGCCACCTTGCATGCCCGGGCCGGAGAGCCGGATACCACCAAGCTGGAGATCCTGTTTATCGAAGACGATGGCGCGGCATGGGGCTGCAACGTGCCGCTGACCACGCAATGGCGGGACATCCGGATCTCCTGGGATATGCTCACCTATTACCGGAATTTCAAAGGACCGGCGCAGCGCGGACAGCCGGGGGACCACTTTAACCCTGAAAAACTTCAAGCCGTCAACTGCTGCTTCGGCGCCTGGCTCTTCCCGCAAACCTACGCGCAGCAGCACGCCGTGGAAATCGAATCCCTGCACCTCGATGCCGCCGTGCCGTGA
- a CDS encoding Nramp family divalent metal transporter, with protein sequence MPPIGDDRSTDAAGIGGAGQTIMSESVSHPSLEGVHGSIEVPPHQAGFWRQWRAFVGPAILVSVGYMDPGNWGTDLAGGAQFKYGLLWVIALASFMAVILQVISARLGVATGRDLAQCCRDHLPKWSRWPNWIAMELAIGATDLAESLGSAVALNLLFHIPLSWAIIITALDVMLLLALQGLGMRLIEAVVAVFVATIAVCYGIEIFVFPHMTPNFLEMGRAMVHPQFNQPGMLIVAIGMIGATVMPHNLFLHSALVQTRKLKRDDDSIRTAIRFNTIDSVVALSAAFLINAAILVLAATVFYGKESVLAAGGEVVKFAADSDWIRIAHLTLAPLLGTTMASTLFAVALLASGQSSTITGTMAGQVVMEGFMNWRMRPWVRRLISRLIAVVPAIWIVSIRGNGSVTDLLTLSQVVLCLFLPFALFPLLYFSSSRLIMGKWANNWFLKIGGWASVLLITLMDLYSLPEALKEAWRIIAGG encoded by the coding sequence GTGCCGCCAATCGGAGATGATCGCAGCACCGACGCCGCTGGTATCGGAGGCGCCGGGCAAACGATCATGTCCGAGAGTGTCTCCCATCCATCCCTCGAAGGCGTGCATGGCAGCATCGAAGTCCCGCCGCATCAGGCCGGCTTTTGGCGGCAATGGCGCGCCTTTGTCGGCCCTGCCATCCTGGTGAGCGTTGGGTACATGGACCCAGGCAACTGGGGGACGGACCTGGCCGGGGGCGCGCAGTTTAAGTACGGACTGCTCTGGGTCATCGCCCTGGCCAGTTTCATGGCGGTGATATTGCAAGTAATCTCCGCGCGCCTGGGGGTTGCCACCGGCAGGGATTTGGCGCAATGCTGTCGCGACCATCTGCCCAAATGGTCCCGCTGGCCTAACTGGATCGCCATGGAACTCGCCATTGGCGCGACGGACCTGGCGGAATCGCTGGGCAGTGCGGTGGCGTTGAACCTGCTCTTTCACATTCCCTTGTCCTGGGCCATTATCATCACCGCGCTGGATGTGATGCTGTTGCTGGCGTTGCAAGGGCTGGGCATGCGCTTGATCGAGGCGGTGGTGGCCGTTTTTGTGGCGACCATCGCAGTCTGTTACGGCATCGAAATCTTTGTCTTTCCACACATGACGCCCAACTTTCTGGAAATGGGCCGAGCCATGGTGCACCCGCAATTCAATCAGCCAGGCATGTTAATTGTGGCCATCGGCATGATTGGAGCCACGGTAATGCCCCATAACCTGTTCTTGCATTCCGCCCTGGTGCAAACGCGGAAATTGAAGCGGGATGACGACTCCATTCGCACGGCCATCCGCTTTAACACCATTGATTCCGTGGTGGCCTTGAGCGCGGCGTTTCTCATCAATGCGGCGATCCTGGTGCTGGCGGCGACGGTGTTTTATGGCAAGGAAAGCGTGCTGGCGGCGGGCGGCGAGGTGGTTAAATTCGCCGCCGACAGCGACTGGATTCGCATCGCGCACCTGACACTGGCGCCGTTGCTGGGCACGACCATGGCCAGCACGCTGTTTGCCGTGGCACTGCTCGCCAGCGGGCAGAGCAGCACCATTACTGGTACGATGGCCGGTCAGGTGGTGATGGAAGGTTTCATGAACTGGCGGATGCGCCCGTGGGTTCGGCGGCTGATTTCGCGCCTGATTGCGGTGGTGCCGGCGATCTGGATTGTCTCCATTCGCGGGAATGGCAGCGTGACCGATCTTTTGACGCTGAGCCAGGTGGTGCTGTGCCTGTTCCTGCCGTTTGCGTTGTTTCCGCTGCTGTATTTCTCCTCGTCGCGCCTGATCATGGGCAAGTGGGCCAATAACTGGTTTTTGAAGATTGGCGGTTGGGCCAGCGTGCTCTTGATTACCCTGATGGACTTGTATAGTCTCCCCGAAGCACTCAAAGAAGCGTGGCGGATTATTGCTGGCGGTTAA
- a CDS encoding universal stress protein: MYKTILVTLECTPTDRAIIEHIKPLARQMSSRVVLLHVATSVSARFYGSEAAGKEIEESEAFLEQVRAELVADGIQAQKQLAYGDPVKEIVNWVKRNGCDLVAMSTHGHQLMADIVFGTTAIKVQHSVSVPVLLLRARP, encoded by the coding sequence ATGTATAAAACTATTCTCGTGACGTTGGAATGTACGCCGACCGATCGGGCGATCATCGAGCACATCAAACCGTTGGCTCGGCAGATGTCCAGTCGCGTCGTCCTGCTGCACGTCGCCACCAGTGTCTCTGCGCGATTTTATGGTTCTGAGGCGGCAGGCAAGGAAATCGAGGAGAGCGAGGCGTTTCTGGAACAGGTCCGGGCCGAGTTGGTGGCCGATGGCATTCAGGCCCAAAAGCAACTGGCGTATGGGGACCCCGTGAAAGAGATTGTGAATTGGGTGAAGCGAAATGGCTGCGACCTGGTGGCGATGAGCACCCATGGGCACCAGTTAATGGCCGATATTGTCTTTGGCACCACCGCCATCAAAGTCCAGCACAGTGTCAGTGTGCCGGTGCTCTTGTTGCGGGCGCGTCCGTAA